The bacterium nucleotide sequence GGGGCGCGCCGGTGGGCGGTCTTGCGTGCGCTTGTCGCACCCGGGATGTGGCTGCAACGCCTGACGACGCGCGAGCCTGACGACGCGCAGATCGAGGTGGCGATCCTGGCGTTGCGCCGGGTCGCCGAGGCCGAGGCCGCCGCCGCGCCCGCGGTGTGGTGAGCAGCCGGGGACCCGCCGGTCCGATGCTATAATCAAGGCAGTCTTCAGGGAGGCGGCCGCGGTGCGCCCAGAGCTGCTCAGCAAATTGGTCACCATCGAAACGCGCTACAACGAACTCACCCAGCGGCTGGCGGATCCGGCGGTGTTCGGCGAGCCCGCGCAGTACCAGCAGCTTGCCCGGGAACACGCGGCGCTTCGCGACCTGATGGCCGCGTACGACGAATATCGCCGTGTCGTGCGGGAAGCCGAGGAAGCCGCCGAGCTGGCGCGCGCGGAAGGCGACGCGGAGCTGCGGGCACTTGCCGAAACGGAGCGCAACACGCTCGTCGCGCGGCAGCAGGCGCTCGGGCGCGAGATCGAGGCGCTCTTGGTTCCGCGCGATCCCCGCGACGAGCGCAACGTCATCATCGAAATCCGGGCGGGGACGGGGGGCGACGAAGCGGCGTTGTTCGCCGGCGACCTCTTCCGAATGTACGCTCGGTACGCGGAACGGCACGGCTGGAGCTCCGAGGTACTGTCTGGGAGCCCCACCGGGCTCGGCGGGTTCAAGGAGGTCGTCGTCGGGGTGCAGGGGCGGGGGGCGTACAGCCGGTTGAAATACGAGAGTGGCGTCCACCGCGTGCAGCGGGTCCCGGCGACGGAGGCGAGCGGCCGGATTCACACCTCGACCGCCACGGTCGCCGTCCTTCCGGAGGCCGAAGAGGTCGACGTGATCATCCGTCCCGACGAGTTGCAGATCGACACGTACCGCGCAGGCGGGGCGGGCGGTCAGAACGTGAACAAGGTCGAGACTGCGGTGCGGATCACGCACCTGCCGACCGGGATCGTGATCGCGTGCCAGGACGAGCGCTCTCAGCATCAGAATCGTGAGAAGGCGATGCGGATCCTACGCGCCCACCTGTTGGAGCGGGCGATCGAGCAGCAGAAGGCGGAGATCGACGCGGCCAGGCGACGGCAGGTTGGCAGCGGCGAGCGCAGCGAGAAGATCCGGACCTACAACTTCCCCCAAGATCGCGTGACCGACCATCGGATCGGCAAGACCGTGCATGACCTGCCGAGCGTACTGGACGGCGATCTCGACGAGCTGATCGAGGCCCTGGCGGCGTCCGATCGGTTGGAGAGCCTGACGTCCGCGACCACGTGAGCGAGGAGTCGTCCGCGCGCCCCGGGGCAGTCCAGGCCGGATCGGCACGCGCGCCGCGCACGAGACAGGCGGCCTGGGCGTGGGCCGAGGCGCGGCTGCGCGCGGCCGGCGTTGCTCCGGCCGAGGTGCGTCTCGAGGCCGAGGTGCTCCTGCGGCATGCCGCCCGCCTCAGCCGGGAGGAGTTGTTTGCGCGGCCCGACGGCGCGCTGCGGCCTCAGTGCGCACGGGCGTACGCCGCGTTGATCGACCGGCGGGCGGCGGGGTGCCCCACCGCGTACCTGGTGGGACACCGCGAGTTCTTCGGGATCGACCTGCTCGTGGACGAGCGCGTGCTGATCCCGCGGCCAGAGACCGAGCGGCTCGTGGAGGTCGCGCGCGACGCGTTGCGCGGACGGGCGGCGCCGCTCGCGGTCGATATCGGGACCGGCAGCGGTGCGATCGCGATCGCGCTGGCGCAGGGGCTCCCGACGCTGCGTGTCATCGCCACCGACGTCTCCCCCGGCGCTCTCGCGGTGGCCCGGCGAAACGCGGCGCGTGCCGGGACCGGCGACCGGATCGTGTGGGCTGCCGGGGCGGGTACCGCGCCGCTCCAGGGGCGTGTGCCTCCGGGCACCGTGGACGCGATCGTGTCCAACCCTCCCTACATTCCCACGGCGCAAGTGGCGGGGCTGCCCGTAGAGATTCGCGCGCACGAGCCCATGGCGGCGCTCGACGGCGGGCCCGACGGGCTCGTCGTCCACCGCCAGATCGTGGTCGGAAGCCTGCGGTACCTGCGCGCGGGCGGAGTGCTCGCGCTCGAAGTGGCCGCGGTGGATGATCAGGCGCGCGCCGTTGCCGCCTTGATCGTCGAGGCAGGCGGCTATACCGCACCGACGATCGTGCGCGACTACGCGGGAGCCGATCGCGTGGTGCTGGCCGAAAGGGGCCGAGAACATGCGAATTCTGGGCGTTGATGCGGGAACCGCCGATGTGCCCCCGGAGGCCCTGAGAACGCTTCTCGAGGGCGGGCTCGTCGCGTTCCCGACCGACACGTACTATGCGCTCGGCGCCGTGGCGACGAACGCGGCGGCGGTCGCCCGCGTGTTCGCCGCGAAGGGCAGGCCGCCCGTGGACCCGCTGCCCGTGCTGGTGGCGGATCGACAGCAATGGCGCGCGGTGACCGAGGTGCTCCCCGGTACCGCGCTGCGTCTCGCCGACCGCTTCTGGCCCGGCGCGCTGACGATTGTGTCCCGCCGGGCACCGTATCTGCCCGCGGCCCTCACCGGGGGCGGCGACACGATCGGCGTCCGTCAGCCGCGGGCCCCGTTGGCGATCGGGTTGTGTCGCGTGGTCGGGGCGCCGCTTGTCGGCACGAGCGCGAACGCCCACGGCCGGCCGGCGCCCGTGACGGCGATCGAGGTGGCCCTGGACCTCGGCGCCGCGGTCGATCTGATCCTCGACGGGGGCCGGTGCGCCGCCGCGCGCCCTTCCACGGTCGTGGACGTCACGGAGACGCCGCCGAGGATCGTGCGTGTCGGCGCGATCGGCGAGGATGCGCTGCGGGAGATCCTCGGCGAGATCGTGCGAGCAGGCGCATAGACGCGGGAGGCCCGACGTCCGCGGGAGCCGCTGTGGCGTCCGGCTTGCGGGTATGATTCAAGGAAGGCCGGGCCGCGTCCCGCAGGGGTCGTCCGGGTTCCGGCGGAACAGAGGAGCGGTCGCGCCTCGGATCGCGCGGCCCCAAGGAGGACGTGTTGTGGAAGATCTCCGGCGTACCGACCCCGAGATTGCCGCCGCGATCGATGACGATATCGAGCGCCAGCGGTTCTACGTGAATCTCATCGCGTCTGAGAACTACGCCAGCCGGGCGGTGCTTGAGGCTCTTGGCAGCGTGATGACCAACAAGTACGCGGAGGGGTATCCGGGCAAGCGGTACTACGGCGGCTGCGAGTTCGTCGACATCGCCGAGCGTCTCGCGATCGACCGGGCCAAAGCCCTGTTCGGGGCCGAACACGCCAATGTCCAACCGCATGCGGGGGCGCAGGCCAACATGGCCGCGTACTTCGGGTTGATCAAACCCGGCGATCCGATCCTGGCGATGAACCTCGCGCACGGCGGGCACCTCACGCACGGCAGCCCGGTCAACTTCTCCGGACAGCTCTACCGGGTGATCCCGTACGGCGTCCGTCAGGACACCGAGCAGATCGACTATGACGAGCTCGCGCGGCTGGCCCGCGAGCACCGGCCCCGGGTCATCGTGTCGGGCGCCACCGCCTACGCGC carries:
- the prfA gene encoding peptide chain release factor 1, producing the protein MLSKLVTIETRYNELTQRLADPAVFGEPAQYQQLAREHAALRDLMAAYDEYRRVVREAEEAAELARAEGDAELRALAETERNTLVARQQALGREIEALLVPRDPRDERNVIIEIRAGTGGDEAALFAGDLFRMYARYAERHGWSSEVLSGSPTGLGGFKEVVVGVQGRGAYSRLKYESGVHRVQRVPATEASGRIHTSTATVAVLPEAEEVDVIIRPDELQIDTYRAGGAGGQNVNKVETAVRITHLPTGIVIACQDERSQHQNREKAMRILRAHLLERAIEQQKAEIDAARRRQVGSGERSEKIRTYNFPQDRVTDHRIGKTVHDLPSVLDGDLDELIEALAASDRLESLTSATT
- a CDS encoding L-threonylcarbamoyladenylate synthase produces the protein MRILGVDAGTADVPPEALRTLLEGGLVAFPTDTYYALGAVATNAAAVARVFAAKGRPPVDPLPVLVADRQQWRAVTEVLPGTALRLADRFWPGALTIVSRRAPYLPAALTGGGDTIGVRQPRAPLAIGLCRVVGAPLVGTSANAHGRPAPVTAIEVALDLGAAVDLILDGGRCAAARPSTVVDVTETPPRIVRVGAIGEDALREILGEIVRAGA
- the prmC gene encoding peptide chain release factor N(5)-glutamine methyltransferase, translated to MSEESSARPGAVQAGSARAPRTRQAAWAWAEARLRAAGVAPAEVRLEAEVLLRHAARLSREELFARPDGALRPQCARAYAALIDRRAAGCPTAYLVGHREFFGIDLLVDERVLIPRPETERLVEVARDALRGRAAPLAVDIGTGSGAIAIALAQGLPTLRVIATDVSPGALAVARRNAARAGTGDRIVWAAGAGTAPLQGRVPPGTVDAIVSNPPYIPTAQVAGLPVEIRAHEPMAALDGGPDGLVVHRQIVVGSLRYLRAGGVLALEVAAVDDQARAVAALIVEAGGYTAPTIVRDYAGADRVVLAERGREHANSGR